A genomic segment from Nicotiana sylvestris chromosome 1, ASM39365v2, whole genome shotgun sequence encodes:
- the LOC104212600 gene encoding uncharacterized protein, producing MANQLRLPFLSFNHLTIYLILLLSQSPQIFSTCRNFCNNIPINYPFSIDDGCGAPQYRHMLNCSATDLFFLTPSGNYKVQSIDYDKKTMTIFDPSMSTCSILQPHHDFKMSEIQSAIIPPSPDTIFILMNCSIDSPVLNHYKSVCFNFSGHSCDELYGSCTSFKLFHMLSNSTPACCFTGYETVKYMSMDILDCTHYTSVYNSDKLEGVGPLDWLYGMELSFSVPDTGCERCAKSGGTCGFDVETEMAQCICSSTSNSTRDCAGGRDTNFAESYRASSFPRVLYILALGAISYHIVLRR from the exons ATGGCTAACCAATTAAGATTACCTTTTCTCAGCTTCAACCATCTAACAATATACCTCATTTTGCTACTATCACAATCCCCACAAATTTTCTCAACATGTCGCAATTTCTGTAACAACATTCCTATAAACTATCCATTTAGCATCGACGATGGTTGTGGCGCGCCACAATATCGCCACATGCTAAATTGTTCAGCCACTGATTTATTCTTCCTAACACCATCAGGAAATTACAAAGTCCAATCCATAGACTATGACAAAAAAACTATGACCATTTTCGATCCATCAATGTCTACTTGTTCAATCTTACAACCTCACCACGACTTCAAAATGTCAGAAATTCAATCAGCTATAATCCCACCTTCACCTGACACAATTTTCATCCTCATGAATTGTTCTATTGATTCACCAGTACTAAACCATTACAAATCTGTCTGTTTTAATTTCTCTGGTCATTCTTGTGACGAACTTTACGGATCGTGCACTTCGTTTAAGTTGTTTCATATGCTGTCGAATAGTACACCGGCTTGTTGTTTTACGGGTTATGAGACGGTGAAGTATATGAGTATGGATATATTGGATTGTACGCATTATACGAGTGTGTATAATTCGGATAAATTGGAGGGAGTTGGACCTTTGGATTGGCTTTATGGGATGGAGTTGTCGTTCAGTGTCCCGGATACAGGATGTGAACGTTGTGCTAAATCTGGTGGAACTTGTGGATTTGATGTGGAGACTGAGATGGCACAATGTATTTGTTCAAGCACTAGTAATTCTACCAGAGATTGTG CTGGGGGCAGAGATACAAACTTTGCTGAGAGTTACAGAGCATCCTCATTTCCACGAGTACTGTACATCTTGGCTCTTGGGGCCATTTCTTACCACATCGTATTGAGACGATGA